A genomic window from Elaeis guineensis isolate ETL-2024a chromosome 3, EG11, whole genome shotgun sequence includes:
- the LOC105041134 gene encoding alpha-1,3-arabinosyltransferase XAT3 — protein sequence MRKESGGKEKQGGRGMKASRSFGRPEPWRIGNVFIIVSVILSLGILSLIKAHYCSYPYGKSQAPSKLMVPTETNLMMVTDLPEDEDDEGNSTAANMGKPICYETSKRSDTCEAEGDIRVHGSSRTVFVQPLSRRQERKAKPYARKNDAVAIANVKEWSLKASNSHQLPPECTINHTVPAMILSVGGYAGNLFHDFTDVLVPLFISSHQFHGEVQFLISDFKSWWVNKYGLVFKQLSKYEIVDVDSEQESTVRCFPRVVMGPSFHKVLGVDASRSPTGYSVVDFKAMLREALGLERATATPPEDEWDIRRRPRLLILSRQNTRRFLNERGMVDMAMSLGFDVRIGQPDVSTDVAKFARLVNSADVMIGVHGAGLTNMVFLPAGAVIIQVVPMGGLEWLAKETFRDPAEELELKYFEYKIQADESTLGEQYPKDHPVLTNPYKIHKQGWNTLKSVYLDNQNVRPHLGRLRNTLMEALKHLPHNVTS from the exons ATGAGGAAGGAGTCGGGAGGAAAAGAGAAACAAGGAGGAAGAGGAATGAAGGCTTCAAGGAGCTTTGGCAGGCCAGAGCCATGGAGGATAGGGAATGTGTTCATCATAGTATCCGTGATCCTTTCCCTTGGCATCCTCTCTCTCATCAAGGCTCACTATTGCTCCTATCCATATG GGAAATCACAGGCACCCTCGAAATTAATGGTACCAACGGAAACAAATCTTATGATGGTCACGGATCTACCAG AGGATGAAGATGATGAAGGAAACAGCACTGCAGCCAACATGGGCAAACCGATATGCTACGAAACAAGCAAGAGATCTGATACTTGCGAAGCGGAGGGCGATATAAGGGTGCATGGGAGCTCTCGCACCGTGTTTGTCCAACCTTTGTCGAGGAGGCAAGAAAGGAAGGCCAAACCTTATGCTCGAAAGAACGATGCTGTCGCCATTGCCAATGTAAAAGAATGGTCATTGAAAGCATCAAACAGTCACCAGCTGCCTCCTGAATGCACCATAAACCATACGGTCCCTGCCATGATCCTCTCTGTTGGAGGCTATGCCGGCAACCTCTTCCACGACTTCACCGATGTATTGGTCCCCCTGTTCATAAGCTCTCATCAGTTCCATGGCGAAGTCCAATTCTTGATCTCCGACTTCAAATCTTGGTGGGTGAACAAATATGGCTTGGTCTTCAAACAGCTCTCCAAGTATGAGATCGTCGATGTGGACAGCGAGCAAGAGAGCACGGTGCGGTGCTTCCCTCGGGTGGTCATGGGGCCGAGCTTCCACAAGGTGCTAGGCGTGGATGCAAGTAGGTCTCCCACCGGATACTCCGTTGTAGATTTCAAAGCAATGCTGAGGGAGGCACTTGGACTGGAGAGGGCGACTGCGACGCCTCCAGAAGATGAATGGGACATAAGGAGGAGGCCTAGGCTGTTGATCCTATCTCGTCAGAACACAAGAAGATTCTTGAATGAGAGGGGGATGGTGGACATGGCAATGAGCTTGGGGTTCGATGTGAGGATCGGTCAGCCGGATGTGAGCACCGATGTAGCGAAGTTTGCGAGGCTGGTGAATTCGGCCGATGTGATGATCGGAGTCCATGGGGCAGGGCTCACCAACATGGTGTTCCTCCCTGCAGGGGCTGTGATCATTCAGGTTGTGCCCATGGGTGGTCTGGAGTGGCTGGCCAAAGAAACCTTCCGTGATCCTGCAGAGGAATTGGAGCTCAAGTACTTTGAGTACAAAATCCAAGCAGATGAGAGCACACTCGGTGAACAATACCCCAAGGACCATCCCGTGCTGACAAACCCCTACAAAATCCACAAGCAGGGGTGGAACACACTCAAGTCTGTGTACTTGGACAATCAAAATGTGAGGCCTCACTTGGGCAGgcttaggaacaccttgatggaAGCTCTCAAGCACCTACCTCACAATGTAACCAGCTAA
- the LOC105041133 gene encoding CDP-diacylglycerol--serine O-phosphatidyltransferase 1 isoform X1, whose amino-acid sequence MEVNGQRKTKRKDCFFREDNNANSLNNFGEFDPWTAWAYKPRTISLLLIGTCLLVWASGALDPESTASNDAVTSVKRGVWAMIAVFLAYSLLQAPSTVLIRPHPAIWRLVHGMAVVYLVALTFLLFQNRGDARQLMKYLHPDLGVELPERSYGTDCRIYVPENPKSRFNNVYETLFDEFVLAHIFGWWGKAIMIRNQPLLWVLSVGFEFMELTFRHMLPNFNECWWDSIILDILICNWFGIWAGMRSVRYFDGKTYEWVGISRQPNIIGKVKRTLGQFTPARWDKDEWHPLLGPWRFIQVLSLCIVFMTVELNTFFLKFCLWIPPRNPLVVYRLILWWLIAIPTIREYNTYLQDRKPVKKVGAFCWLSLAICIVELLICIKFGHGLFPNPMPPRLIIFWTCVGLVLMIFLLVWSWHIHRAMMRKRTF is encoded by the exons ATGGAGGTTAATGGCCAGAGAAAAACCAAGAGAAAAGACTGTTTTTTCCGGGAAGATAATAATGCAAATTCTCTGAACAATTTTGGTGAATTTGATCCATGGACGGCATGGGCATACAAGCCTCGCACAATTTCTTTGCTACTCATTGGAACCTGTCTTTTAGT GTGGGCAAGTGGAGCACTTGATCCGGAAAGCACTGCATCTAATGATGCTGTCACATCTGTGAAGAG GGGTGTCTGGGCGATGATTGCAGTCTTTCTAGCTTATTCGTTGCTTCAAGCGCCTTCAAC GGTACTTATCAGGCCACACCCTGCCATTTGGCGTCTGGTTCATGGGATGGCTGTTGTTTACCTCGTTGCTCTTACTTTTTTGCTTTTCCAG AACCGTGGCGATGCTCGGCAGTTAATGAAATATCTTCACCCTGATCTAGGAGTTG AACTACCTGAAAGATCATATGGAACTGATTGCCGTATATATGTACCTGAGAATCCCAAAAGCAGGTTTAACAATGTTTAT GAAACATTGTTTGATGAGTTTGTTCTTGCTCATATTTTTGGATGGTGGGGAAAAGCTATAATGATACGAAATCAGCCCCTTTTGTGGGTTTTGTCTGTTGGCTTTGAATTCATGGAG CTAACTTTTCGTCATATGTTGCCAAATTTTAACGAATGTTGGTGGGATAGTATCATTCTGGATATCTTAATCTGCAATTGGTTTG GTATATGGGCAGGAATGCGCAGTGTTAGGTACTTTGATGGGAAAACATACGAGTGGGTTGGTATAAGCCGCCAGCCAAATATCATTGGTAAG GTGAAAAGAACACTGGGCCAGTTCACACCTGCACGATGGGACAAAGATGAATGGCATCCTCTGCTTGGGCCTTGGAGGTTCATCCAAGTGCTCAGCCTTTGCATTGTGTTTATGACTGTAGAGCTCAACACCTTTTTCCTCAAATTTTGTCTCTGGATTCCTCCTCGAAATCCCTTGGTTGTGTATAGATTGATTCTGTGGTGGCTAATTGCGATACCAACCATCCGCGAGTACAACACCTACTTGCAAGACAG AAAGCCTGTGAAGAAGGTAGGAGCATTCTGTTGGCTTTCGCTAGCAATATGCATAGTGGAGCTTCTTATCTGTATCAAGTTTGGCCACG GTCTCTTTCCCAACCCAATGCCCCCTCGGCTGATAATTTTCTGGACATGTGTGGGTTTGGTCCTCATGATCTTCCTGCTTGTTTGGTCATGGCATATTCATCGGGCAATGATGAGAAAAAG AACATTCTGA
- the LOC105041133 gene encoding CDP-diacylglycerol--serine O-phosphatidyltransferase 1 isoform X3: protein MIAVFLAYSLLQAPSTVLIRPHPAIWRLVHGMAVVYLVALTFLLFQNRGDARQLMKYLHPDLGVELPERSYGTDCRIYVPENPKSRFNNVYETLFDEFVLAHIFGWWGKAIMIRNQPLLWVLSVGFEFMELTFRHMLPNFNECWWDSIILDILICNWFGIWAGMRSVRYFDGKTYEWVGISRQPNIIGKVKRTLGQFTPARWDKDEWHPLLGPWRFIQVLSLCIVFMTVELNTFFLKFCLWIPPRNPLVVYRLILWWLIAIPTIREYNTYLQDRKPVKKVGAFCWLSLAICIVELLICIKFGHGLFPNPMPPRLIIFWTCVGLVLMIFLLVWSWHIHRAMMRKRTF, encoded by the exons ATGATTGCAGTCTTTCTAGCTTATTCGTTGCTTCAAGCGCCTTCAAC GGTACTTATCAGGCCACACCCTGCCATTTGGCGTCTGGTTCATGGGATGGCTGTTGTTTACCTCGTTGCTCTTACTTTTTTGCTTTTCCAG AACCGTGGCGATGCTCGGCAGTTAATGAAATATCTTCACCCTGATCTAGGAGTTG AACTACCTGAAAGATCATATGGAACTGATTGCCGTATATATGTACCTGAGAATCCCAAAAGCAGGTTTAACAATGTTTAT GAAACATTGTTTGATGAGTTTGTTCTTGCTCATATTTTTGGATGGTGGGGAAAAGCTATAATGATACGAAATCAGCCCCTTTTGTGGGTTTTGTCTGTTGGCTTTGAATTCATGGAG CTAACTTTTCGTCATATGTTGCCAAATTTTAACGAATGTTGGTGGGATAGTATCATTCTGGATATCTTAATCTGCAATTGGTTTG GTATATGGGCAGGAATGCGCAGTGTTAGGTACTTTGATGGGAAAACATACGAGTGGGTTGGTATAAGCCGCCAGCCAAATATCATTGGTAAG GTGAAAAGAACACTGGGCCAGTTCACACCTGCACGATGGGACAAAGATGAATGGCATCCTCTGCTTGGGCCTTGGAGGTTCATCCAAGTGCTCAGCCTTTGCATTGTGTTTATGACTGTAGAGCTCAACACCTTTTTCCTCAAATTTTGTCTCTGGATTCCTCCTCGAAATCCCTTGGTTGTGTATAGATTGATTCTGTGGTGGCTAATTGCGATACCAACCATCCGCGAGTACAACACCTACTTGCAAGACAG AAAGCCTGTGAAGAAGGTAGGAGCATTCTGTTGGCTTTCGCTAGCAATATGCATAGTGGAGCTTCTTATCTGTATCAAGTTTGGCCACG GTCTCTTTCCCAACCCAATGCCCCCTCGGCTGATAATTTTCTGGACATGTGTGGGTTTGGTCCTCATGATCTTCCTGCTTGTTTGGTCATGGCATATTCATCGGGCAATGATGAGAAAAAG AACATTCTGA
- the LOC105041133 gene encoding CDP-diacylglycerol--serine O-phosphatidyltransferase 1 isoform X2: MGVYRFMPPTDQSKPWWASGALDPESTASNDAVTSVKRGVWAMIAVFLAYSLLQAPSTVLIRPHPAIWRLVHGMAVVYLVALTFLLFQNRGDARQLMKYLHPDLGVELPERSYGTDCRIYVPENPKSRFNNVYETLFDEFVLAHIFGWWGKAIMIRNQPLLWVLSVGFEFMELTFRHMLPNFNECWWDSIILDILICNWFGIWAGMRSVRYFDGKTYEWVGISRQPNIIGKVKRTLGQFTPARWDKDEWHPLLGPWRFIQVLSLCIVFMTVELNTFFLKFCLWIPPRNPLVVYRLILWWLIAIPTIREYNTYLQDRKPVKKVGAFCWLSLAICIVELLICIKFGHGLFPNPMPPRLIIFWTCVGLVLMIFLLVWSWHIHRAMMRKRTF; encoded by the exons ATGGGGGTGTACCGATTTATGCCACCGACCGATCAGTCCAAGCCTTG GTGGGCAAGTGGAGCACTTGATCCGGAAAGCACTGCATCTAATGATGCTGTCACATCTGTGAAGAG GGGTGTCTGGGCGATGATTGCAGTCTTTCTAGCTTATTCGTTGCTTCAAGCGCCTTCAAC GGTACTTATCAGGCCACACCCTGCCATTTGGCGTCTGGTTCATGGGATGGCTGTTGTTTACCTCGTTGCTCTTACTTTTTTGCTTTTCCAG AACCGTGGCGATGCTCGGCAGTTAATGAAATATCTTCACCCTGATCTAGGAGTTG AACTACCTGAAAGATCATATGGAACTGATTGCCGTATATATGTACCTGAGAATCCCAAAAGCAGGTTTAACAATGTTTAT GAAACATTGTTTGATGAGTTTGTTCTTGCTCATATTTTTGGATGGTGGGGAAAAGCTATAATGATACGAAATCAGCCCCTTTTGTGGGTTTTGTCTGTTGGCTTTGAATTCATGGAG CTAACTTTTCGTCATATGTTGCCAAATTTTAACGAATGTTGGTGGGATAGTATCATTCTGGATATCTTAATCTGCAATTGGTTTG GTATATGGGCAGGAATGCGCAGTGTTAGGTACTTTGATGGGAAAACATACGAGTGGGTTGGTATAAGCCGCCAGCCAAATATCATTGGTAAG GTGAAAAGAACACTGGGCCAGTTCACACCTGCACGATGGGACAAAGATGAATGGCATCCTCTGCTTGGGCCTTGGAGGTTCATCCAAGTGCTCAGCCTTTGCATTGTGTTTATGACTGTAGAGCTCAACACCTTTTTCCTCAAATTTTGTCTCTGGATTCCTCCTCGAAATCCCTTGGTTGTGTATAGATTGATTCTGTGGTGGCTAATTGCGATACCAACCATCCGCGAGTACAACACCTACTTGCAAGACAG AAAGCCTGTGAAGAAGGTAGGAGCATTCTGTTGGCTTTCGCTAGCAATATGCATAGTGGAGCTTCTTATCTGTATCAAGTTTGGCCACG GTCTCTTTCCCAACCCAATGCCCCCTCGGCTGATAATTTTCTGGACATGTGTGGGTTTGGTCCTCATGATCTTCCTGCTTGTTTGGTCATGGCATATTCATCGGGCAATGATGAGAAAAAG AACATTCTGA